The following nucleotide sequence is from Pseudonocardia sp. C8.
ACGCGCCGACGGGCCACGCCGACCTGGTGATCGACTTCTACGGCCTGCTGCACGAACCGGACCAGGACGCCGCGCTGCGGCGCCGGGCCGAGCTCCTGGCCCCCGGAGGGACGCTCGCGCTGCAGCTGCTGCCGCTGGGCACCCTGCTGCGCGACGGCCAGTGGTACGACCTGCGGCACGGCCACTACGCGTACTGGTCGCTGCCGGCCCTGGACGCCGCCCTCCGCCGGCACGGCCTGGGCGTCCACCGCGCGTGGTGGTACCCGATGGCCGGCGGCACGCTGCTCGTCACGGCCCGGGCCGGAGCCGAGCCGGACGGCGAGACCCGCCGGCTGCTGCGCGAGGAGGACGAGCTCGGCGTCACCGACCCGGCCCGGCTCGCCGGCCTGCAGGCCGCCGCCGACCGTGCCCACGACCTGCGGGACTGGCTGGGGGCCGAGCGCGCGGCCGGGCGGACCGTCGCCGGCTACGGGGCCGCGTCCCGGGCCGTGCCGCTGGTCTGCCACGCCGGGCTGCGGGCGGACCTGTTCGCAGCGGTCGGCGACGCCTCCCCCGCCAAGCAGGGCCGGCGGATGCCGGGCACCGACGTCCCGATCGTCTCGCCGGCCGAGCTGGCGGAGCTCCGGCCGGACCGGGTCGTGCTGTTCCTCGCCGAGCTGGCCGGCGAGGTCCGCGCCGCCCTACCGGAGATCGAGTCCGCCGGGGGCCGCTGGGTCGTGCTCGATCCCGGCCCGCGCCTCCTCACCCCGGAGCCCAGCCTGTCCACCGGGTGAGCCCGGCCCGGGGCGCATGGGGGGTTGCGGTCTGCCGTTACCCTCTGGTCCGGGAGGCAACATGCGAGGTCGACTCGGCGAGCTCGAGGCCGCCGTCATGGATGTGCTGTGGACCGGTGATACGCCGTGCCGGGTCCGGGACGTCCGCCGCCACCTCGCCCCGACCCGCCCGCTCGCCTACACGACCGTCATGACCGTGCTGGACAACCTGCACCGCAAGGGCTGGGTGCAGCGCGAGCTCGACGGCCGGGCCTACCTGTACCGCCCCGCCGCCAGCCGCGAGGAGGAGACCGCGCGGGCGCTGCGCGACCTGCTGGACGCCGCGGGCGACACCGAGGCCGTGCTGCTGCACTTCGCCCGGTCGGTGTCCGAGCGGGAGTCCGCGGTGCTGCGCGACGCGCTCGCCGGACCGGAAGCCGGGTGACCGCGGAGTGAGTCTCAGGCCGCCCGGTCCGGGCTGCGGCGGCGCGCCCGGAGCCGGGACGCGCGGTGCCGGACCGGCCCGTGGCCGGCCCGCTCGGCGGCCCGCGTGATCGAGCGGACCATCCCGCCGAACACGATCCCGTGGAACGGCGCGACCGACCACCAGTACAGCCGGCCGGCCACCCCGTGCGGGATGAACACGGCCCGCTGCCGGTAGGTCGAGCCGCCGCCCCGCGGTGCCACCGACATCTCCAGCCAGGCCCGCCCCGAAACCTTCATCTCCGCGCGCAACCGCAGCAGCCCCCAGGCCGGGGGCAGGTCGTCGGCCGGTGGCCGGTGCCCGCCCGGTTCGCGGACCCGTTCCACCCGCCACCAGTCCACGGCGTCCCCGGTGCGGACGGTGTCCGGGTCACGGCGGCCGCGGGTGAGCCCCACCCCGCCGGCGGCGCGGTCCATCCACCCGCGCACCGACCAGGCGAGCGGGAACGAGTACCAGCCGCGCTCGCCGCCGATCCCCGCCACGACCTGCCACAGCCGCTCGGGGGACGCCGCGCAGTCCCGGGCACGCTCGTCGAGGTAGACCGGTTCGCCGCCGAGGTCGGCGGGCAGCGGGTCGGACGGCACGCCCGGCGCCGTCGCGTCCGACCAGCGGGTCTCCACGTCGCCGTCGACCGTCCGGGCCAGCGCGAGCTCGACGGTGCGCCCGAAGCCGAGTAGCCCTCCGGGCGGGTCGGGCACCGCGGACCGGATGTCGTCCTCGGTGCAGACGGCCCCGCGCGCCGGCGGCTCGATCAGGGGACGCGCGACCGACGCCGGCACCGGCGACACCACGCCCGCCCAGTGCGCGGCCGGCGCCGGGGACCGTCCCGGCAGCGGCAGGACCCGGCGGGGCGGGAGACCGGCGACGGCCGCGTAGCGACGCATCATCTCGAGGTAGGTGAGGACGTCCGGGCCGCCGACGTCGAACGTCCGGTTCGGCTCCCCGGGAAGCTCCGCGGCCCCCACGAGGTAGTCCAGGACGTCCCGCACCGCGATCGGCTGGACCGGCCGGTCCGCCCACCCCGGTGCGAGCACCGGCAGCCGCTCGGTCAGGTGGCGCAGGATCTCGAAGCTCGCCGCACCCGGCCCGAGGACCATCGCGGCCCGCAGGACGACCGCCGGAACCTCGGCGCGCAGCAGCGTCTCGGCCACCGGCGCGGCACCGGGATGCAACCGTCCCAGGTGGACGATCCGGTGCACCCCGGCGTCCCGCGCGGCGCCCGCGACGATCGGCGCGGCCCGCGCGGTGACGGCCTCCGGGGCCAGGAGGTGCACGACGTCGACGTCCGCGCAGGCCGCCCGCACGCTCTCCGGGTCGAGCAGGTCACCCCGCACGATCTCCACGTCGTCGGCCCAGGCCCGGCCGGCGAGCGCGTCCGGGTAGCGCACGAGGCAGCGGACGTGCGTGGGACCGGTGTCCGGGGACGGTACGCGGCCGGTGTCCGGGCCGTGGCCCAGCAGCCGCGGGGCGAGCCGTCCGCCGATGTAGCCGGTCGCTCCGGTGACGAGGTGGCGCACGCCGGTGATCGTCCCACCGGCCGGCGCGCACGGCAGGGCTCACGGGCCGGCGGTGGCGTTCCCGTGGCGGGGGAGCAGCGGGTTCACCTGCCCGGGCGCCACCTCGTGCGGGGCGACCAGCGACCGGACCGCGGCGGTCACCACGGCCAGCAACGGCACGGCGAGCAGCGCACCGGTGATCCCGGCGATCACCACGCCGGCGGCGACGGCGAGCGCGATGGCGAGCGGGTGCAGCCGGACCGCCCGGCCCATCACCACGGGCTGCAGCACGTGGCTCTCCAGCTGCTGCACCCCCAGCACGATGCCGAGCACGATCAGCGCGGTCCCGAGCCCGTTCGCGACCAGCGCGATCAGCACGGCGACCGCACCGGTCAGCACCGCCCCGACGATCGGCACGAACGCGCCCACGAACACCAGCGCGGCCAGCGGCAACGCCAGCGGCACCCCGGTGATCGACAGGCCGAGGCCGACG
It contains:
- a CDS encoding class I SAM-dependent methyltransferase, whose product is MAEDMRCRSCRGGRGTTILDLGEQPPWDRMPWAGTPLPDPAFPLRMWLCADCGLAQLETDAEVAEELPGVEARAVAEHSDRAVGRLAREGVVRPGATVVEFGSPHGESWLSRLTARGMAAAGHDAPTGHADLVIDFYGLLHEPDQDAALRRRAELLAPGGTLALQLLPLGTLLRDGQWYDLRHGHYAYWSLPALDAALRRHGLGVHRAWWYPMAGGTLLVTARAGAEPDGETRRLLREEDELGVTDPARLAGLQAAADRAHDLRDWLGAERAAGRTVAGYGAASRAVPLVCHAGLRADLFAAVGDASPAKQGRRMPGTDVPIVSPAELAELRPDRVVLFLAELAGEVRAALPEIESAGGRWVVLDPGPRLLTPEPSLSTG
- a CDS encoding SDR family oxidoreductase; this translates as MRHLVTGATGYIGGRLAPRLLGHGPDTGRVPSPDTGPTHVRCLVRYPDALAGRAWADDVEIVRGDLLDPESVRAACADVDVVHLLAPEAVTARAAPIVAGAARDAGVHRIVHLGRLHPGAAPVAETLLRAEVPAVVLRAAMVLGPGAASFEILRHLTERLPVLAPGWADRPVQPIAVRDVLDYLVGAAELPGEPNRTFDVGGPDVLTYLEMMRRYAAVAGLPPRRVLPLPGRSPAPAAHWAGVVSPVPASVARPLIEPPARGAVCTEDDIRSAVPDPPGGLLGFGRTVELALARTVDGDVETRWSDATAPGVPSDPLPADLGGEPVYLDERARDCAASPERLWQVVAGIGGERGWYSFPLAWSVRGWMDRAAGGVGLTRGRRDPDTVRTGDAVDWWRVERVREPGGHRPPADDLPPAWGLLRLRAEMKVSGRAWLEMSVAPRGGGSTYRQRAVFIPHGVAGRLYWWSVAPFHGIVFGGMVRSITRAAERAGHGPVRHRASRLRARRRSPDRAA
- a CDS encoding BlaI/MecI/CopY family transcriptional regulator, with the protein product MRGRLGELEAAVMDVLWTGDTPCRVRDVRRHLAPTRPLAYTTVMTVLDNLHRKGWVQRELDGRAYLYRPAASREEETARALRDLLDAAGDTEAVLLHFARSVSERESAVLRDALAGPEAG